From one Candidatus Chromulinivorax destructor genomic stretch:
- the pheS gene encoding phenylalanine--tRNA ligase subunit alpha, with the protein MHNKIEAIQTKFRNDINSVVTQQDLESVRITYLGRQGILTDLMTELKSMSADDKRVFGPICNQLKVEFQDLYLATQTVLYEKEAALLAKKSALFDVSISKPGQLSGSLHPYTYITQEIQDIFISMGFSIADGPELETDFHNFGALNIPSDHPARSESDTFWLPDLQRLLRTHTSTVQVRTMKNNTPPIAIVCPGRALRNEATDASHDFMFMQIEGLFIDKDVSVANLLAVIKEFLDKLFGKSLKLRVRPGFFPFVEPGLEVDAECPFCTTGCSTCKGTRWIELMGAGLVHPNVLQECGIDPTIYSGFAFGSGLTRLAMLKYHITDIRLLHSGKIEFLEQF; encoded by the coding sequence ATGCATAACAAAATTGAAGCTATTCAAACCAAATTTCGCAATGATATCAACAGTGTAGTCACACAACAAGACCTTGAATCAGTCAGAATTACCTACCTTGGAAGACAAGGTATTTTAACTGATTTAATGACAGAATTAAAAAGCATGTCAGCTGATGATAAAAGAGTCTTTGGACCTATCTGCAACCAACTCAAAGTTGAATTCCAAGATCTTTATCTTGCTACGCAAACAGTTCTGTACGAAAAAGAAGCTGCTTTGCTTGCAAAAAAATCTGCTCTTTTCGACGTTTCAATTAGTAAACCAGGACAACTCTCTGGTAGCTTACATCCGTACACCTATATCACCCAAGAAATACAAGATATTTTTATTTCGATGGGTTTTTCTATTGCTGATGGACCAGAGCTTGAAACTGATTTTCATAACTTTGGAGCTTTAAACATTCCTTCAGATCACCCTGCTCGCTCAGAATCTGATACATTTTGGCTTCCTGACTTACAAAGACTTTTACGAACTCATACGTCAACGGTACAAGTTCGTACGATGAAAAATAATACTCCACCAATCGCAATTGTATGTCCAGGCAGAGCATTACGAAACGAAGCAACTGATGCTTCACATGATTTCATGTTCATGCAAATCGAAGGTTTGTTTATCGATAAAGATGTTTCTGTTGCAAATTTACTCGCGGTAATTAAAGAATTTTTAGATAAATTATTTGGCAAATCACTCAAACTTCGCGTACGCCCAGGATTCTTCCCGTTTGTAGAACCAGGATTAGAAGTTGATGCTGAATGCCCATTTTGTACAACTGGTTGTTCAACTTGTAAAGGCACTCGTTGGATAGAACTTATGGGCGCAGGTCTTGTGCATCCAAACGTTTTACAAGAATGCGGCATTGACCCTACCATCTATTCTGGATTTGCATTTGGATCTGGTTTAACACGCCTTGCAATGTTAAAGTATCACATTACTGACATCCGACTATTGCATAGTGGTAAAATTGAATTTTTAGAACAGTTTTAA
- a CDS encoding UTP--glucose-1-phosphate uridylyltransferase, giving the protein MKITKLIIPAAGIGSRFLPITKSIPKEMLPLSNKPAIEYIVQEAYDADIVKVGIILSPEKNVIKEYFEPNTHLDNILAEKNQSYRVAGLNSLIEHINFSYFYQYNPAGLADALMQAKTFIKDDELFAVALPDDIIFGTTPEILYLMQIAEKMQGMVIAVQEVPLENISSYGVIQIDKKIDENCYQIASLVEKPKMEDAPSNLAIVGRYVFHADLFSFIPKTPLTTSSEILLPDTINLMIKSGYPVFAYKVQGERFDTGTPQGWLKFIMQNNNF; this is encoded by the coding sequence ATGAAAATAACAAAACTTATTATTCCTGCAGCAGGTATTGGAAGTAGATTTTTACCAATTACCAAATCAATTCCAAAAGAGATGCTACCACTTTCTAACAAACCTGCAATTGAATACATTGTTCAAGAAGCATACGATGCTGATATTGTAAAAGTCGGTATTATTCTTTCTCCAGAAAAAAATGTCATCAAAGAATATTTTGAGCCAAACACCCACCTTGATAACATTTTAGCAGAAAAAAATCAGTCATACCGTGTTGCAGGATTAAACAGCTTGATTGAGCATATTAATTTTTCATACTTTTACCAATATAATCCAGCAGGACTTGCTGATGCTTTAATGCAAGCAAAAACTTTTATTAAAGATGATGAACTTTTTGCAGTAGCATTACCAGATGATATTATTTTTGGCACAACTCCTGAAATTTTATACCTCATGCAAATAGCAGAAAAAATGCAGGGAATGGTAATTGCTGTCCAAGAAGTTCCTTTAGAAAACATATCATCATATGGCGTTATTCAAATTGATAAGAAAATTGATGAAAACTGTTACCAGATAGCATCATTAGTAGAAAAACCAAAAATGGAAGATGCCCCATCTAATCTTGCTATTGTTGGTCGCTATGTTTTTCATGCTGATCTTTTTTCTTTTATCCCAAAAACACCCTTAACAACAAGCTCAGAAATATTATTACCCGATACTATTAACCTTATGATTAAGTCAGGATATCCAGTATTTGCTTACAAAGTACAAGGTGAACGATTTGATACAGGCACACCGCAAGGTTGGTTAAAATTTATCATGCAAAATAATAACTTTTAA